In Bacillus sp. FJAT-45037, the following are encoded in one genomic region:
- the ypjB gene encoding sporulation protein YpjB, producing MRQVFVLILSFCILFGLNGVGHATEVNGQHTWKDLNQTTDQVLQLVKQEKFEEAKQLLDYFSDSFVELDFKQEGLTMNEMRTITLAFESAVEAVTSSDLALDQRIYAVTSFRLAVDAISSEHHPLWLQSEQSIMQGLHAIKEEYSNHNNQALQQRMNTFLRHYQMIRPALLIDLEPQTLQQLESQVMYLDSLRIDGVNTDKIVTHIERMESDFGRVFERVKEDSADPSLLWVMFTIGGMILLSLSYVGVKKYRAEKSKVRMKE from the coding sequence ATGCGCCAAGTTTTTGTACTTATCTTAAGTTTTTGTATCCTATTTGGATTAAATGGGGTTGGGCATGCTACAGAAGTGAATGGACAACATACATGGAAAGACTTAAATCAAACGACAGATCAAGTATTGCAGCTTGTGAAGCAAGAAAAGTTTGAAGAGGCTAAGCAGTTGCTCGATTATTTTTCAGACAGTTTTGTCGAGCTTGATTTCAAACAAGAGGGTTTAACCATGAATGAAATGAGGACAATCACTCTTGCATTTGAATCGGCCGTTGAAGCCGTTACTAGTTCAGACTTAGCATTAGACCAACGAATTTATGCTGTCACTTCTTTTCGTTTAGCGGTTGATGCGATCTCGAGTGAGCATCATCCTTTGTGGCTGCAGTCGGAACAGTCCATTATGCAAGGTTTACATGCAATTAAAGAAGAGTATAGCAATCATAATAACCAAGCACTTCAGCAACGTATGAACACTTTTTTACGACATTATCAAATGATCCGTCCGGCACTCTTAATTGATTTAGAACCTCAAACACTTCAGCAATTGGAGTCGCAAGTCATGTATCTCGATAGCTTGCGTATAGATGGTGTAAACACGGATAAAATTGTGACACATATTGAGCGAATGGAATCCGATTTTGGTAGGGTCTTTGAGCGTGTGAAAGAGGATAGTGCAGATCCTTCTTTACTATGGGTAATGTTTACGATCGGTGGGATGATCTTGTTGTCACTGTCATATGTTGGAGTGAAGAAATATCGAGCAGAAAAAAGCAAAGTACGAATGAAAGAATAA
- a CDS encoding zinc metallopeptidase yields the protein MGFLIYFILLLIIPLWAQMKVKSTYKKYSQVQSSSGMTGAQVARKILDDNGLYDVRIEEVRGKLTDHYDPRSKVIRLSSDNYHGTSVAGAAVAAHEVGHAMQDAEDYAFLRIRHALVPIAGFGSNASFFLILAGILMGASNLLLLGIVFMAAAVLFQVVTLPVEFNASSRAMGQVVSVGVIRNDEERETRKVLNAAALTYVAAALVALLELTRFILMYVGMNNDD from the coding sequence ATGGGTTTTTTGATTTATTTTATTTTGCTTCTCATCATACCATTATGGGCTCAGATGAAAGTGAAAAGTACGTACAAAAAATATTCACAAGTCCAATCCTCTTCAGGGATGACTGGTGCGCAAGTTGCTCGTAAGATTCTAGATGATAATGGTCTATATGATGTTCGAATTGAAGAGGTTAGAGGTAAGTTAACTGATCATTACGATCCGCGGTCAAAGGTTATTCGCTTATCTTCAGACAACTACCACGGGACATCCGTTGCGGGTGCAGCAGTAGCAGCGCATGAAGTCGGTCATGCAATGCAAGATGCTGAAGATTATGCGTTCCTTCGCATCCGTCATGCGCTTGTACCAATTGCTGGCTTCGGCTCAAATGCATCATTCTTTTTAATTTTAGCAGGTATTCTTATGGGTGCTTCAAATCTTTTATTATTAGGAATCGTATTCATGGCTGCAGCTGTGTTGTTCCAAGTGGTTACACTACCGGTTGAATTTAATGCAAGTAGTCGAGCAATGGGGCAAGTGGTATCAGTTGGTGTCATTCGTAACGATGAAGAACGGGAAACTCGTAAAGTATTAAATGCAGCAGCTTTAACTTATGTAGCAGCAGCACTTGTTGCCTTACTAGAATTAACTCGCTTCATTTTAATGTATGTTGGAATGAATAACGACGATTAA
- a CDS encoding YitT family protein, whose product MAYRIKTKNIILILLGSAILSFGLVYFNMENNLADGGFTGITLILYFIFAFNPAISNLLLNIPLFLIGWKILGRTTFIYTIIGTVGVSVFLELFQRYKVVAIPLHDDMTLAALFAGVFIGVGLGIVFRYGGTTGGVDIIAKLGFRYLGWSMGKTMFIFDALVIASSLIYLNYREAMYTLLAVFVAAKVIDFIIQGAYSAKACFIISDQVPMMADVIMKEMDRGATLLKGRGSFTGSEREVLYCVVGRNELIRLKTLVEKIDPHAFVTVNDVQDVIGEGFTLDENKKPIGL is encoded by the coding sequence ATGGCATACCGAATTAAAACGAAAAATATTATCCTTATTTTACTTGGTAGTGCTATTTTATCATTTGGACTCGTTTATTTTAATATGGAAAATAACTTAGCTGACGGTGGCTTTACAGGAATTACACTGATTTTGTATTTTATCTTTGCGTTTAACCCTGCTATCTCTAACTTACTACTAAATATTCCGTTGTTTTTGATCGGTTGGAAAATACTCGGTCGCACTACTTTTATTTATACAATTATAGGAACCGTCGGAGTTTCAGTGTTTTTAGAACTATTCCAACGATACAAAGTAGTTGCCATTCCTCTACATGACGATATGACACTCGCTGCACTCTTTGCAGGTGTTTTTATTGGTGTTGGTCTTGGGATCGTGTTTCGTTACGGAGGGACAACAGGCGGCGTTGACATTATTGCCAAGCTTGGCTTTCGTTACTTAGGTTGGAGTATGGGGAAGACGATGTTTATTTTTGATGCATTAGTTATCGCTTCATCTCTTATTTACCTAAATTATCGGGAAGCCATGTATACATTGCTAGCTGTTTTTGTCGCTGCCAAAGTAATTGATTTCATTATTCAGGGAGCTTATTCTGCCAAAGCTTGCTTTATTATCTCTGATCAAGTACCAATGATGGCTGATGTAATCATGAAAGAGATGGACCGTGGGGCTACATTATTAAAAGGTCGTGGCAGTTTCACAGGCTCAGAACGTGAAGTCCTCTACTGTGTAGTCGGACGAAATGAGCTCATTCGTTTAAAAACATTAGTTGAAAAAATTGACCCCCATGCTTTTGTCACCGTAAATGATGTACAAGACGTGATTGGAGAAGGCTTCACACTCGATGAAAACAAAAAGCCGATCGGACTATAA
- a CDS encoding nucleotide pyrophosphohydrolase has translation MNDKSMKEMQQEVDQFIGQFKEGYFSPLAMLACMTEEVGELAREVNHFYGEKPKKSSEEERTMEQEMGDILFVLICFANSLHIDLEEAFDLVMNKFEVRDKDRWTKIEEDGEGK, from the coding sequence ATGAATGATAAATCAATGAAAGAGATGCAACAGGAAGTTGATCAGTTTATCGGACAATTTAAAGAAGGATATTTTAGTCCACTAGCGATGCTTGCTTGCATGACAGAAGAAGTGGGCGAGTTGGCACGTGAAGTCAATCATTTTTATGGGGAAAAACCAAAGAAATCTTCTGAGGAAGAGCGAACAATGGAGCAAGAAATGGGTGATATCTTATTTGTACTCATTTGCTTTGCCAATTCATTACATATTGATTTAGAAGAAGCTTTTGATCTAGTTATGAATAAATTCGAAGTTCGTGACAAAGATCGCTGGACAAAAATTGAAGAAGACGGAGAGGGTAAATAA
- the dapB gene encoding 4-hydroxy-tetrahydrodipicolinate reductase, translated as MKQVHIVVAGPRGNMGREAVKMINETGNFTLVAVVDSKGDGKTVADLEGLPAVDAPVYTDMDRCFSEKEVDVLIDLTSPAFGRKHMEIAFNHGVRPVVGTTGFTDEDIDTLRKQAEEKGLGAIIAPNFAIGAILMMKFSQMAAKFLPDVEIIERHHDRKLDAPSGTAIKTAQLISEVREQKTQGHPDEKEELKGARGADFEGMKIHSVRLPGLVAHQEVIFGGEGQTLTIRHDSMNRASFMPGVKLCVETVLGIDTLVYGLENIIE; from the coding sequence ATGAAACAAGTACATATTGTGGTAGCAGGACCACGAGGGAATATGGGTCGCGAAGCGGTAAAGATGATAAATGAGACAGGGAATTTCACATTAGTGGCCGTAGTAGATTCAAAAGGGGACGGGAAAACGGTTGCTGACTTAGAAGGTCTTCCTGCAGTGGATGCTCCAGTTTATACAGATATGGACCGTTGCTTTTCCGAAAAAGAAGTAGACGTCTTAATTGACTTAACGTCACCTGCTTTTGGCCGTAAGCATATGGAAATTGCGTTTAACCACGGGGTAAGACCGGTTGTTGGGACGACAGGTTTTACGGATGAAGATATTGATACGTTAAGAAAACAAGCCGAAGAGAAAGGGCTAGGTGCTATTATCGCTCCTAACTTTGCGATCGGTGCGATCTTAATGATGAAATTTTCACAAATGGCTGCGAAGTTTCTACCCGATGTGGAGATTATAGAACGTCATCATGACAGAAAGCTTGATGCCCCGTCTGGTACAGCAATCAAAACAGCGCAATTGATTTCTGAAGTGCGTGAGCAAAAAACACAAGGACATCCTGATGAGAAAGAAGAATTAAAAGGGGCGCGTGGTGCTGACTTTGAAGGGATGAAAATCCATAGTGTGCGTTTACCTGGATTAGTGGCTCATCAAGAGGTAATCTTTGGAGGAGAAGGACAGACATTAACGATCCGTCATGATTCAATGAACCGTGCCTCGTTCATGCCAGGAGTAAAGCTATGTGTTGAGACGGTACTCGGAATTGATACACTTGTCTATGGATTAGAAAATATTATTGAATAA
- a CDS encoding methylglyoxal synthase, with protein MRIALIAHDKKKDQMVQFVIAYEHILTKHELYGTGTTGTRVMEATSLIVTRFKSGPLGGDQQIGALVAENKFDLIVFFRDPLTAQPHEPDVSALVRLCDVQNVPLATNLGTAEVLIKGLERGDLNWREELDEGEKEND; from the coding sequence ATGAGGATTGCCTTGATCGCACATGATAAAAAGAAGGATCAAATGGTACAATTTGTTATTGCCTATGAACACATCCTCACAAAACACGAACTATATGGTACAGGTACGACTGGAACACGAGTAATGGAAGCGACTTCGCTTATAGTGACTCGATTTAAGTCCGGACCTCTCGGAGGAGATCAACAAATTGGTGCGTTAGTTGCTGAAAATAAATTTGATCTGATTGTGTTCTTCCGTGATCCACTAACAGCTCAGCCACATGAACCTGATGTCTCTGCACTTGTCCGTCTCTGTGATGTTCAAAATGTTCCACTAGCGACGAATTTAGGTACAGCGGAGGTTTTGATCAAAGGGCTAGAACGTGGAGACTTAAATTGGCGGGAAGAGCTAGATGAAGGGGAAAAAGAAAATGACTAA
- the bshB1 gene encoding bacillithiol biosynthesis deacetylase BshB1, with translation MTKLDILAFGAHPDDVEIGMAGVLALYSQKGYKVGICNLTEAELSSNGTPSQRQKEASIACEVIGAAERIQLKMGDRALRFFTESDLNKIVSLIRYHQPKIVFAPYHLDRHPDHGMTTEIIKEAIFNSGIRNYQCGYDYPAHRVHEFHLYMINGYVQPDFVIDITAVMDLKIEALSAYQSQFEKQSDSVDTPLTNGYIEKVIARERLFGSEVGVSYAEGFKTTKPMLVKDLLEMSEEKR, from the coding sequence ATGACTAAGCTTGATATTCTCGCCTTTGGGGCCCACCCTGACGATGTAGAGATCGGCATGGCTGGTGTACTCGCATTATATAGTCAAAAAGGATATAAAGTAGGGATTTGCAATTTAACCGAAGCGGAGCTATCGTCGAATGGGACCCCTAGCCAAAGGCAAAAAGAGGCGTCCATTGCGTGTGAAGTCATTGGTGCAGCAGAGAGAATTCAATTGAAGATGGGGGATCGAGCGCTTCGCTTTTTCACAGAAAGTGATCTGAATAAAATTGTTTCATTGATCCGCTACCATCAACCCAAAATTGTCTTTGCTCCCTATCATTTGGATCGCCATCCTGATCACGGAATGACAACAGAAATTATTAAAGAAGCCATTTTTAATAGTGGCATTCGCAATTATCAATGTGGATACGATTACCCCGCACATCGTGTACATGAATTTCACTTGTATATGATCAATGGCTACGTGCAACCTGATTTCGTTATTGATATCACTGCGGTAATGGACCTGAAAATAGAGGCGCTCTCTGCGTACCAGTCTCAATTTGAAAAACAATCTGATTCAGTCGATACACCACTCACAAATGGCTACATTGAAAAAGTAATAGCTCGAGAACGATTGTTTGGTAGTGAGGTAGGTGTCTCGTATGCAGAGGGGTTTAAAACAACGAAGCCTATGCTAGTCAAAGATTTACTCGAAATGAGTGAAGAGAAGCGATGA
- the bshA gene encoding N-acetyl-alpha-D-glucosaminyl L-malate synthase BshA, whose product MKLKIGICCYPTVGGSGVIATELGKLLAERGHEVHFITSSVPFRLDRVYPNIYYHEVEVNQYSVFQYPPYDLTLASKMAEVAKRQKLDLIHVHYAVPHAICAILARQMSTHDFKIVTTLHGTDITVLGYDPSLRELIRFGIEQSDRVTAVSDDLVKQTQDLVHTSKPIDTVYNFIDERVYQKTEVNELRRHYGIEEDDNVLIHISNFRPVKRVGDVIKSFALINEQLKSKLLLIGNGPELAVARELVRELTLEDQVLFLGNQKHIAELLSMSDVKLLLSEKESFGLVALEAMACGVPVIGTKTGGIPEVITDGENGYLCDVGDVECVAKRAIELLSNRHLHKNFATNAAKKVRTTFHSHGIVEQYEAIYQEVLDQPLK is encoded by the coding sequence ATGAAATTAAAAATTGGAATCTGTTGTTATCCGACGGTTGGCGGTTCTGGAGTGATTGCTACAGAACTTGGGAAACTACTCGCAGAAAGAGGGCATGAGGTACATTTTATCACCTCAAGTGTGCCGTTTAGATTAGATCGAGTTTACCCTAATATTTATTATCACGAAGTGGAAGTCAACCAATATTCTGTTTTTCAATATCCACCCTATGATTTAACATTAGCAAGCAAAATGGCGGAAGTCGCTAAACGTCAAAAACTTGACCTTATTCACGTACATTATGCTGTTCCACATGCTATTTGCGCGATTTTAGCTCGCCAGATGAGTACACATGATTTTAAGATTGTCACAACATTACATGGTACCGATATTACAGTTCTCGGTTATGATCCATCCTTGCGTGAATTGATTCGCTTCGGAATTGAACAATCAGACCGAGTGACAGCGGTGTCTGATGATCTTGTCAAGCAAACTCAAGACTTAGTTCATACTTCAAAGCCAATTGATACCGTATATAATTTCATTGATGAACGAGTGTATCAAAAAACAGAAGTCAATGAATTGCGGCGTCATTATGGAATTGAAGAGGACGACAATGTATTGATTCACATTTCTAACTTTCGCCCTGTTAAGCGCGTAGGTGATGTGATTAAAAGCTTTGCATTAATTAATGAACAGCTAAAATCTAAGTTGTTATTGATTGGAAACGGTCCAGAATTAGCCGTTGCTAGGGAACTAGTGCGTGAGTTGACCCTTGAAGATCAAGTCTTATTTCTTGGAAACCAAAAGCATATTGCCGAATTATTATCGATGAGTGATGTGAAACTTCTTCTAAGCGAGAAGGAAAGCTTTGGATTGGTTGCTCTTGAGGCAATGGCGTGTGGGGTGCCAGTGATCGGAACAAAAACAGGGGGAATACCTGAAGTGATCACCGATGGGGAAAATGGCTATTTATGTGATGTAGGCGATGTCGAATGTGTAGCAAAACGAGCGATCGAACTTCTTTCTAACCGTCATTTACATAAAAATTTTGCAACTAATGCTGCAAAAAAAGTAAGGACTACATTCCATTCACACGGCATTGTTGAGCAATATGAAGCTATTTATCAAGAAGTACTAGATCAACCCTTAAAATAG
- a CDS encoding CCA tRNA nucleotidyltransferase produces MNQSVIQAAKPVLRELENHNHRAHIVGGAVRDLLLNRPIADIDIVTSATAEQIQGIFPKTFRMNNQHQTVIVRHRGELFEVTTERNGSLENDLQARDFTINSMALKSNGDIIDPLDAQSDIERKCIQSNQPEHRMTEDPLRMLRAIRFISDLGFTCESVLLQVIKGQAPKLQTIAIERILKEFYKLVCGEFREQALKVLLETELYKHCQMDCLNEKSIKNIQTLPVLDERNERLVWTFLTQALGLSANSELKAMTRSNQLTKDVRHRLLGLSFRDEHEWDVQSLYAASLDVAKDVEKMRFMKGLRYIKDETLLSMWRSLPIHSKQELNVSGVDLMTHFKKNPGSWLKSDLEWVEQEVICGNLLNEKSTILRALTERGNKQ; encoded by the coding sequence ATGAATCAATCAGTCATTCAAGCGGCAAAACCTGTGTTAAGGGAACTAGAGAATCACAATCACCGCGCCCACATTGTCGGTGGAGCGGTGAGAGATCTCTTATTAAACCGACCGATTGCTGACATTGATATTGTTACATCAGCTACAGCGGAACAAATCCAGGGTATCTTCCCAAAAACCTTTCGCATGAATAATCAACATCAAACCGTGATTGTTCGTCATAGAGGCGAGTTATTTGAAGTAACAACTGAGAGAAATGGAAGTCTCGAAAATGATTTACAGGCACGTGATTTCACGATTAATAGTATGGCGTTAAAAAGCAACGGGGATATTATCGACCCATTAGATGCTCAGTCCGATATTGAAAGAAAATGCATTCAATCAAATCAACCTGAGCACAGAATGACCGAAGATCCATTACGCATGCTACGTGCGATCCGTTTCATTAGTGATTTAGGATTTACTTGTGAAAGTGTCCTCTTACAAGTCATAAAAGGACAAGCACCGAAACTTCAAACGATTGCAATTGAACGTATCCTAAAAGAATTTTACAAGCTCGTTTGTGGAGAATTTCGAGAACAAGCTCTTAAAGTCCTTCTAGAAACCGAGCTATACAAGCATTGCCAAATGGATTGTTTAAATGAAAAAAGTATAAAGAACATCCAAACGCTACCCGTACTTGATGAGAGAAATGAACGATTGGTTTGGACGTTCCTTACTCAAGCATTAGGTCTTTCAGCTAATAGTGAATTAAAGGCCATGACTCGCTCTAATCAGCTCACAAAAGATGTGCGGCACCGCTTACTTGGTTTATCATTCCGCGATGAACATGAGTGGGATGTACAATCCCTTTATGCAGCTTCACTAGATGTGGCAAAAGATGTTGAGAAAATGAGATTCATGAAAGGACTTCGCTACATAAAGGATGAAACTTTGTTATCAATGTGGCGTAGTTTGCCCATTCATTCCAAACAAGAATTAAACGTTTCGGGTGTGGATCTCATGACTCATTTTAAAAAAAATCCAGGGTCTTGGTTAAAAAGCGATTTAGAGTGGGTGGAGCAAGAGGTTATTTGTGGAAACCTCTTGAACGAAAAATCGACGATTCTCCGTGCTCTAACAGAGAGGGGTAATAAACAATGA
- a CDS encoding biotin--[acetyl-CoA-carboxylase] ligase: MKEKLLKIFLEHEGEYVSGEKISQELGCSRTAIWKHIEELRKNGYQLDSAPRKGYRMIFKANGIHTHEIKQYLKTEFLGQELTYFDEIDSTQFVAQKLAQSGVEEGHVVVANEQTAGRGRLGRIWHSKPNSTISMSIILRPELPPQKTPQLTLLAAVAVVRAIKKNTGLSCDIKWPNDILLGGKKLVGILTEMQADPDLVHSVIVGIGINVNQDEDDFADDIKDIATSLKVASKHTVDRARLIADLLAEFEWLYQQYINEGFGMIRPLWESHCISVGTNIYARTMKEVIYGYAKGITDDGVLLVEDEKGKVHSIYSADIEIDPST, from the coding sequence ATGAAAGAAAAGTTATTGAAAATATTCCTCGAGCATGAGGGAGAATACGTATCAGGTGAGAAAATCAGTCAAGAGTTAGGCTGCTCGCGTACAGCAATCTGGAAGCATATTGAGGAGCTAAGGAAAAATGGCTATCAACTCGATTCTGCGCCGCGAAAAGGGTACCGTATGATCTTTAAGGCAAACGGCATTCACACTCATGAAATAAAACAATATTTAAAGACTGAATTTCTAGGGCAAGAGTTGACGTATTTTGATGAAATTGATTCTACGCAATTTGTTGCACAGAAACTAGCGCAGAGTGGAGTCGAGGAAGGGCATGTCGTTGTAGCAAATGAGCAAACGGCTGGGAGAGGGAGGCTTGGACGCATATGGCATTCAAAGCCGAACTCAACAATTTCTATGAGCATTATTTTACGTCCGGAGTTGCCACCGCAAAAGACACCGCAACTTACATTGTTAGCAGCAGTAGCAGTTGTTCGCGCAATTAAAAAAAATACAGGACTATCATGTGATATTAAATGGCCAAACGATATTTTGCTCGGTGGTAAAAAATTAGTGGGAATACTAACTGAAATGCAAGCTGATCCTGATCTTGTTCATTCGGTTATTGTAGGAATTGGCATTAATGTTAATCAAGATGAGGACGATTTTGCTGATGATATTAAAGATATTGCGACCTCTTTAAAAGTGGCATCGAAACATACAGTCGATCGAGCGCGCTTAATTGCTGATTTATTAGCTGAATTTGAATGGCTCTATCAACAATATATTAATGAGGGCTTTGGTATGATTCGACCATTATGGGAATCGCATTGCATTAGTGTCGGAACGAACATTTATGCACGAACAATGAAAGAAGTGATCTACGGCTATGCGAAAGGGATAACCGATGATGGTGTCTTGCTTGTTGAAGACGAAAAAGGAAAAGTCCATTCGATTTATTCTGCTGATATTGAAATTGATCCCTCTACGTAA
- the panB gene encoding 3-methyl-2-oxobutanoate hydroxymethyltransferase has product MKTTADFKKMKQSKNKIAMMTAYDAPSARHLEQAEVDMILVGDSLGMVVLGYDSTIPVTMDDMVMHTKAVKRGATNTFVVTDLPYLTYHTDLMETFSHAKRLMQDAGANAIKLEGAGDVITTIEKLTNAGVPVMGHLGLTPQSVAVMGGYKVQGKDIEAARSLLHDAKAIEKAGAFALVLECVPEQLAALITEELSIPVIGIGAGEKTDGQVLVYHDVIGYGSIHVPKFVKGYADVSSVIQTAVNQYVTEVKHVQFPEKKHQFTMNDEVIEQLYGGE; this is encoded by the coding sequence ATGAAAACAACTGCAGATTTTAAAAAGATGAAGCAATCAAAAAATAAGATTGCGATGATGACCGCGTATGATGCGCCATCTGCGAGGCACCTCGAACAAGCTGAAGTGGATATGATTTTAGTAGGAGATTCACTAGGTATGGTCGTATTAGGGTATGATTCAACCATTCCTGTCACTATGGATGACATGGTCATGCATACGAAAGCAGTTAAGCGCGGGGCTACTAATACGTTTGTTGTGACGGACCTACCTTATTTAACGTATCACACCGACTTAATGGAAACGTTTAGCCACGCCAAGCGTTTAATGCAAGACGCCGGTGCGAATGCGATCAAACTTGAGGGCGCGGGTGATGTTATTACCACGATTGAAAAGTTAACGAACGCAGGAGTACCTGTCATGGGACACCTCGGTCTGACGCCGCAGTCGGTAGCTGTTATGGGCGGATACAAAGTTCAAGGCAAGGATATTGAAGCTGCAAGAAGTCTTCTGCACGATGCAAAGGCAATAGAGAAAGCTGGAGCCTTTGCGCTTGTGCTTGAATGTGTCCCAGAACAATTAGCTGCTTTAATCACCGAAGAGTTATCTATCCCTGTTATTGGCATTGGAGCTGGAGAAAAGACAGATGGACAAGTTCTCGTTTACCATGATGTCATTGGGTATGGTTCGATTCATGTGCCTAAGTTTGTTAAAGGCTATGCCGATGTATCCTCGGTCATTCAAACTGCGGTTAATCAATATGTAACCGAAGTAAAACATGTGCAATTCCCTGAAAAGAAGCACCAATTTACAATGAATGATGAAGTAATTGAACAGTTGTACGGAGGAGAATAG
- the panC gene encoding pantoate--beta-alanine ligase: MNIVKTIHDLQEKVTSFKNKDLSIGFVPTMGYLHEGHISLLKEARNNHDVVVLSIFVNPLQFGPNEDLDRYPRDFNRDEELAREAGVDLLFYPSVEEMYPGESSMIIHVKEGVDVLCGASRPGHFDGVATVVMKLLMLVQPDQAFFGQKDAQQVAIITNMVQMFNVPVKIVPVSTVREEDGLAKSSRNVYLSETERKEAPIIFQTLERAREKIKAGEHDGSVIVNFVKDELRRMTLSEIDYVELVSYPALRRVEKIEETVLLAVACKFKQARLIDNFIVTRSES, translated from the coding sequence ATGAATATAGTTAAAACCATTCACGACCTCCAAGAAAAGGTTACTTCTTTCAAAAATAAGGATTTGTCGATTGGTTTTGTTCCTACGATGGGGTACTTACATGAAGGTCATATAAGCTTACTTAAAGAAGCGCGTAATAATCATGATGTCGTCGTGTTAAGTATCTTTGTTAACCCTCTTCAATTTGGTCCAAATGAAGATCTTGATCGTTACCCTCGAGATTTCAATCGTGATGAAGAACTCGCACGAGAAGCTGGAGTAGATCTTCTCTTTTACCCTTCTGTAGAAGAAATGTATCCAGGTGAGTCTTCAATGATCATTCATGTGAAAGAAGGCGTTGATGTATTATGTGGGGCAAGCCGTCCCGGTCATTTTGATGGTGTTGCTACTGTTGTTATGAAGTTGCTTATGCTTGTGCAACCAGACCAAGCGTTCTTTGGACAAAAAGATGCTCAGCAAGTGGCTATCATTACCAATATGGTTCAAATGTTTAATGTTCCAGTAAAGATCGTTCCAGTTTCGACCGTGAGAGAAGAGGATGGACTAGCGAAAAGTTCTAGGAATGTTTATTTATCAGAGACTGAACGAAAAGAAGCACCGATTATTTTTCAGACACTTGAACGGGCGCGTGAAAAAATCAAAGCAGGAGAACACGATGGTTCTGTGATCGTCAATTTTGTTAAAGATGAGTTACGGCGCATGACGTTATCTGAAATTGATTATGTAGAATTAGTTAGTTACCCAGCTCTTCGACGTGTTGAAAAAATAGAAGAGACCGTATTGCTTGCTGTAGCATGTAAATTTAAACAAGCTCGCTTAATAGATAATTTTATTGTAACTAGGAGTGAATCATAA
- the panD gene encoding aspartate 1-decarboxylase encodes MYRTMMKAKIHRARVTESNLNYVGSITIDEDLMDAVDLLENEKVQIVNNNNGARFETYVIKGPRGSGVICLNGAAARLVQKDDVVIILSYVLVEEARVNSHEPRVAIMDESNQIVEMLAKEPASTVL; translated from the coding sequence ATGTATCGAACAATGATGAAAGCTAAAATCCATAGAGCGCGTGTGACGGAATCTAATTTAAACTATGTCGGTAGTATTACGATTGATGAAGACTTAATGGACGCTGTCGATCTTCTCGAGAATGAAAAAGTTCAAATTGTGAATAATAACAACGGTGCAAGATTTGAGACGTATGTTATTAAAGGGCCCAGAGGTAGTGGGGTTATTTGTTTAAATGGTGCCGCTGCAAGACTCGTTCAAAAGGACGATGTAGTTATTATTTTATCTTACGTATTAGTTGAAGAGGCAAGAGTGAACTCACACGAACCGCGAGTGGCGATTATGGATGAATCTAATCAAATTGTTGAAATGTTAGCCAAAGAGCCAGCTTCTACCGTTTTATAA